From the genome of Vulpes lagopus strain Blue_001 chromosome 2, ASM1834538v1, whole genome shotgun sequence, one region includes:
- the GYS1 gene encoding glycogen [starch] synthase, muscle, producing MPLSRTLSMSSLPGLEDWEDEFDLENTVLFEVAWEVANKVGGIYTVLQTKAKVTGDEWGDNYYLVGPYTEQGVRTQVELLEPPTPALKRTLDSMNSKGCKVYFGRWLIEGGPLVVLLDVGASAWALERWKGELWDTCNIGVPWYDREANDAVLFGFLTTWFLGEFLAQNEEKPHVVAHFHEWLAGIGLCLCRARRLPVATIFTTHATLLGRYLCAGAVDFYNNLENFNVDKEAGERQIYHRYCMERAAAHCAHVFTTVSQITAIEAQHLLKRKPDIVTPNGLNVKKFSAMHEFQNLHAQSKARIQEFVRGHFYGHLDFNLDKTLYFFIAGRYEFSNKGADIFLEALARLNYLLRVNGSEQTVVAFFIMPARTNNFNVETLKGQAVRKQLWDTANTVKEKFGRKLYESLLVGSLPDMNKMLDKEDFTMMKRAIFATQRQSFPPVCTHNMLDDSSDPILTTIRRIGLFNSSADRVKVIFHPEFLSSTSPLLPVDYEEFVRGCHLGVFPSYYEPWGYTPAECTVMGIPSISTNLSGFGCFMEEHIADPSAYGIYILDRRFRSLDDSCSQLTSFLYSFCQQSRRQRIIQRNRTERLSDLLDWKYLGRYYMSARHMALAKAFPEHFTYEPHEADATQGYRYPRPASVPPSPSLSRHSSPHQSEDEEEPRDGPPDVDGERYDEDEEAAKDRRNIRAPEWPRRASCTSSTGGSKRSSVDTAPSSSLSTPSEPLSPASSLGEERN from the exons ATGCCTCTAAGCCGCACTTTGTCCATGTCCTCACTGCCAGGACTGGAGGATTGGGAGGATGAATTCGATCTGGAGAACACAGTGCTCTTCGAGGTGGCCTGGGAGGTGGCCAACAAGG TGGGTGGCATCTACACCGTGCTGCAGACGAAGGCAAAGGTGACAGGGGATGAGTGGGGCGACAACTACTACCTGGTTGGACCGTACACAGAGCAGGGCGTGAGGACCCAGGTGGAACTGCtcgagccccccaccccagctctgaaGAGGACACTGGACTCCATGAACAGCAAAGGCTGCAAG GTGTACTTTGGTCGCTGGCTGATCGAGGGGGGCCCCCTGGTGGTGCTCCTGGATGTGGGGGCCTCAGCCTGGGCCCTGGAGCGCTGGAAGGGGGAGCTATGGGACACCTGCAACATCGGGGTGCCCTGGTACGACCGTGAGGCCAACGATGCTGTCCTTTTTGGCTTCCTCACCACCTGGTTCCTGGGTGAG TTCCTGGCCCAGAACGAGGAGAAGCCACATGTGGTTGCACACTTCCATGAGTGGTTGGCAGGCATTGGACTCTGCTTGTGCCGGGCCCGGCGGCTTCCTGTGGCTACAATCTTCACCACCCACGCCACGCTCCTGGGACGATACCTGTGTGCGGGTGCCGTAGACTTCTACAACAACCTGGAGAAT tTCAATGTGGACAAGGAAGCAGGTGAGAGGCAAATCTATCACCGTTACTGCATGGAGCGGGCAGCGGCCCACTGCGCTCACGTCTTTACTACTGTGTCCCAGATCACCGCCATTGAGGCCCAGCACCTACTCAAGAGGAAACCAG ATATCGTGACCCCCAATGGGCTGAATGTGAAGAAGTTCTCCGCCATGCATGAGTTCCAGAACCTCCATGCTCAGAGCAAGGCTCGAATCCAGGAGTTTGTGCGGGGCCATTTTTATGG ACACCTGGACTTCAACTTGGACAAGACCTTGTATTTCTTTATCGCTGGCCGCTACGAGTTCTCTAACAAGGGGGCCGATATCTTCCTAGAGGCCTTGGCCCGGCTCAATTATCTGCTCAGA GTGAACGGCAGCGAGCAGACGGTGGTTGCCTTCTTCATCATGCCAGCCCGGACCAACAATTTCAACGTGGAAACCCTCAAGGGCCAAGCTGTGCGCAAGCAGCTTTG GGATACAGCCAACACAGTGAAAGAGAAGTTCGGAAGGAAGCTTTACGAATCCTTGCTGGT GGGGAGCCTCCCGGACATGAACAAGATGCTGGACAAGGAGGACTTCACTATGATGAAGAGAGCCATCTTTGCCACGCAG CGACAGTCTTTCCCCCCTGTGTGCACCCACAACATGCTGGACGACTCCTCGGACCCTATCCTGACCACCATCCGCCGAATTGGGCTCTTCAATAGTAGTGCTGACAGGGTCAAG GTTATTTTCCATCCAGAGTTTCTCTCCTCCACGAGCCCCCTGCTCCCCGTGGATTATGAAGAATTTGTCCGTGGCTGCCACCTTGGGGTCTTTCCCTCCTACTATGAACCTTGGGGCTACACGCCGG CTGAGTGCACGGTTATGGGCATCCCCAGTATCTCCACCAACCTCTCTGGCTTCGGCTGCTTCATGGAGGAACACATTGCAGACCCCTCCGCTTACG GCATCTACATCCTGGACCGGCGGTTCCGCAGTCTGGATGATTCCTGCTCCCAGCTCACCTCCTTCCTCTACAGCTTCTGCCAGCAGAGCCGGCGGCAGCGCATCATCCAGCGAAACCGCACCGAGCGCCTCTCAGACCTTCTGGACTGGAAATACCTAGGCCGG TACTATATGTCTGCACGCCACATGGCGCTGGCCAAGGCCTTTCCAGAACACTTCACCTATGAGCCCCACGAGGCTGACGCG ACTCAGGGCTACCGCTACCCACGGCCGGCCTCGGTGCCACCATCGCCCTCGCTGTCGCGCCACTCAAGTCCGCACCAGAGTGAGGACGAGGAGGAGCCGCGGGACGGGCCGCCGGATGTAGATGGGGAGCGCTACGACGAGGACGAGGAGGCAGCCAAGGACCGGCGCAACATCCGTGCCCCGGAGTGGCCGCGTCGCGCCTCCTGCACCTCTTCCACCGGCGGGAGCAAGCGCAGCTCGGTGGACACGGCGCCCTCCAGCTCGCTCAGCACTCCCAGTGAGCCCCTCAGCCCTGCCAGCTCCCTGGGCGAGGAGCGCAACTGA
- the FTL gene encoding ferritin light chain translates to MSSQIRQNYSTEVEAAVNRLVNMHLRASYTYLSLGFYFDRDDVALEGVGHFFRELAEEKREGAERFLKMQNQRGGRALFQDVQKPSQDEWGKTLDAMEAALLLEKSLNQALLDLHALGSARADPHLCDFLENHFLDEEVKLIKKMGDHLTNLRRLATPQAGLGEYLFERLTLKHD, encoded by the exons ATGAGCTCCCAGATTCGTCAGAATTATTCTACCGAGGTGGAGGCCGCCGTCAACCGCCTGGTCAACATGCACCTGCGGGCCTCCTACACCTACCTCTCTCTG GGCTTCTATTTCGACCGTGACGATGTGGCTCTGGAGGGTGTGGGCCACTTCTTCCGCGAGTTGGCTGAGGAGAAGCGCGAGGGCGCCGAGCGTTTCTTGAAGATGCAGAACCAGCGCGGCGGCCGCGCCCTCTTCCAGGACGTGCAG AAACCGTCCCAAGATGAGTGGGGGAAGACCCTGGACGCCATGGAAGCCGCCCTGCTTCTGGAGAAGAGCCTGAACCAGGCCCTTCTGGATCTGCATGCCCTGGGTTCTGCTCGCGCGGATCCTCAT CTCTGTGACTTCCTGGAGAACCACTTCCTAGATGAGGAGGTAAAACTCATCAAGAAGATGGGCGACCACCTGACTAACCTCCGCAGGCTGGCCaccccccaggctgggctgggcgagTATCTTTTCGAAAGGCTCACTCTCAAGCACGACTAG
- the BAX gene encoding apoptosis regulator BAX isoform X1 yields MDGSGEQPRGGGPTSSEQIMKTGALLLQGFIQDRAGRMGGETPELPLEQVPQDASTKKLSECLKRIGDELDSNMELQRMIAAVDTDSPREVFFRVAAEMFSDGNFNWGRVVALFYFASKLVLKALCTKVPELIRTIMGWTLDFLRERLLGWIQDQGGWDGLLSYFGTPTWQTVTIFVAGVLTASLTIWKKMG; encoded by the exons ATGGACGGGTCCGGGGAGCAACCCAGAGGCGGGG GGCCCACCAGCTCTGAGCAGATCATGAAGACAGGGGCCCTTTTGCTTCAGGG TTTCATCCAAGATCGAGCAGGGCGAATGGGGGGAGAGACACCTGAGCTGCCCTTGgagcaggtgccccaggatgCATCCACCAAGAAGCTGAGCGAGTGTCTCAAGCGCATCGGAGATGAACTGGACAGTAACATGGAGTTGCAGAG GATGATTGCAGCTGTGGACACAGACTCTCCCCGTGAGGTCTTCTTCCGAGTGGCAGCTGAGATGTTTTCTGATGGCAACTTCAACTGGGGCCGGGTTGTTGCCCTCTTCTACTTTGCCAGCAAACTGGTGCTCAAG GCCCTGTGTACCAAGGTGCCCGAGCTGATCAGGACCATCATGGGCTGGACACTGGACTTCCTTCGAGAGCGGCTGCTGGGCTGGATCCAGGACCAGGGTGGTTGG GACGGCCTCCTCTCCTACTTTGGGACACCCACGTGGCAGACAGTGACCATCTTTGTGGCTGGAGTGCTTACTGCGTCACTCACCATCTGGAAAAAGATGGGCTGA
- the BAX gene encoding apoptosis regulator BAX isoform X2, whose amino-acid sequence MGGETPELPLEQVPQDASTKKLSECLKRIGDELDSNMELQRMIAAVDTDSPREVFFRVAAEMFSDGNFNWGRVVALFYFASKLVLKALCTKVPELIRTIMGWTLDFLRERLLGWIQDQGGWDGLLSYFGTPTWQTVTIFVAGVLTASLTIWKKMG is encoded by the exons ATGGGGGGAGAGACACCTGAGCTGCCCTTGgagcaggtgccccaggatgCATCCACCAAGAAGCTGAGCGAGTGTCTCAAGCGCATCGGAGATGAACTGGACAGTAACATGGAGTTGCAGAG GATGATTGCAGCTGTGGACACAGACTCTCCCCGTGAGGTCTTCTTCCGAGTGGCAGCTGAGATGTTTTCTGATGGCAACTTCAACTGGGGCCGGGTTGTTGCCCTCTTCTACTTTGCCAGCAAACTGGTGCTCAAG GCCCTGTGTACCAAGGTGCCCGAGCTGATCAGGACCATCATGGGCTGGACACTGGACTTCCTTCGAGAGCGGCTGCTGGGCTGGATCCAGGACCAGGGTGGTTGG GACGGCCTCCTCTCCTACTTTGGGACACCCACGTGGCAGACAGTGACCATCTTTGTGGCTGGAGTGCTTACTGCGTCACTCACCATCTGGAAAAAGATGGGCTGA
- the DHDH gene encoding trans-1,2-dihydrobenzene-1,2-diol dehydrogenase, with translation MALRWGIVSAGLISSDFTTVLGTLPRSEHQVVAVAARDLSRAKEFARKHDIPKAYGSYEELAKDPNVEVAYIGTQHPQHKAAVLLCLAAGKAVLCEKPMGVNAAEVREMVAEARSRGLFLMEAIWTCFFPAVEALRAALSQGTLGELRVARAEFGKNFTHIPRSVDWAQAGGGLLDLGIYCIQFISMVFGGQKPEKISAVGRRYETGVDDTVTVLLQYPGGIHGSFTCSISAQLSNMAFVSGTKGIGQILDPCWCPTELVLKGEHKEFPLPPAPSKEFNFTNGAGMAYEAKHVRECLRKGLKESPVIPLAESELLADILEEIRKAIGVTFPQDTR, from the exons ATGGCGCTTCGCTGGGGTATTGTGTCAGCCGGCCTTATCTCCAGCGACTTCACGACCGTGCTGGGAACGCTGCCTCGCTCCGAGCACCAG GTAGTGGCTGTAGCGGCCCGCGACCTGAGCCGGGCGAAGGAGTTTGCGAGGAAACATGACATCCCCAAAGCCTACGGGTCCTATGAGGAGTTGGCCAAAGACCCGAATGTGG AGGTGGCCTACATCGGCACCCAGCATCCCCAGCACAAGGCCGCGGTGTTGCTGTGCCTGGCAGCGGGCAAGGCCGTCCTGTGCGAGAAGCCCATGGGTGTGAACGCTGCAGAAGTTCGCGAAATGGTTGCCGAAGCCCGATCCCGAGGCCTCTTTCTTAtggag GCCATCTGGACCTGCTTCTTTCCTGCTGTAGAGGCTCTGAGGGCTGCTCTGTCACAGGGAACTCTGGGGGAACTCCGGGTGGCTCGGGCAGAATTTGGGAAGAACTTCACCCACATTCCCCGGTCCGTAGACTGGGCCCAGGCTGGCGGTGGCCTGCTCGACCTTGGCATCTACTGCATCCAGTTCATCTCTATGGTCTTTGGTGGGCAGAAGCCGGAGAAGATTTCAGCCGTGGGAAGGCGCTATGAAACAG GTGTGGACGACACCGTCACTGTGCTCCTCCAGTACCCAGGAGGGATCCATGGCAGCTTTACCTGCAGCATCTCTGCTCAGCTCTCTAATATGGCCTTTGTGAGCGGTACCAAGGGCATAGGCCAG ATCCTTGACCCTTGCTGGTGCCCAACGGAGCTGGTATTGAAGGGAGAGCATAAGGAGTTCCCACTGCCCCCGGCCCCAAGCAAGGAGTTCAATTTTACAAATGGAGCAGGCATGGCTTATGAGGCCAAGCATGTCCGGGAGTGCCTGCGAAAGG GCCTGAAGGAAAGTCCTGTGATTCCCCTGGCAGAAAGTGAACTCCTGGCTGACATCCTTGAAGAAATAAGGAAGGCCATTGGAGTCACCTTCCCCCAAGACACACGCTAA